A region from the Solibacillus sp. FSL H8-0523 genome encodes:
- a CDS encoding hemolysin III family protein encodes MQTIEAFDYKTLKEERWNAITHGIGLFLSIPICVLLIIYAAKTGSAAQVAAFSIFGASLILLFLMSTLLHSMPEKYKHLWSILDHSSIYILIAGTYTPFLLIAIGGVTGIVMLSVIWSIAIFGVVFKCLFIHRFEKFSLSLYIVMGWLIIFLIRPLYHHLTFDGFMLLLAGGVLFTFGSIFYMWTKLPYNHAIWHLFVLAGCGCMVGCVAFYL; translated from the coding sequence ATGCAAACAATTGAAGCATTTGATTATAAAACGTTAAAAGAAGAACGCTGGAACGCCATTACACACGGTATTGGCCTCTTCCTTAGTATACCTATTTGTGTGTTACTCATCATTTATGCAGCAAAAACTGGATCTGCCGCACAAGTTGCCGCCTTCTCTATTTTTGGTGCGTCACTCATCTTATTATTTTTAATGTCTACGTTATTACATAGTATGCCCGAAAAATATAAACATCTTTGGTCGATTTTAGATCACTCGTCGATATATATTTTAATTGCAGGTACCTATACACCGTTTTTACTCATTGCGATTGGTGGTGTGACAGGCATCGTTATGCTTAGTGTTATCTGGAGTATTGCGATTTTTGGTGTTGTATTTAAATGCCTATTTATTCACCGTTTCGAGAAATTTTCATTATCGCTTTATATCGTAATGGGCTGGCTTATTATTTTCTTAATCCGCCCACTGTATCATCATTTGACGTTTGACGGTTTTATGCTTCTTTTAGCTGGTGGCGTATTATTTACATTCGGTTCGATTTTTTATATGTGGACGAAGTTGCCGTATAACCATGCAATTTGGCATCTGTTTGTACTTGCAGGTTGTGGATGTATGGTCGGCTGTGTGGCGTTTTATTTATAA
- a CDS encoding DegV family protein, which yields MTQIHIVTDSTCDLTDAEIKQHNVHMVPLSVQIDDITYTDRVNLQPDTFIELMRKAENLPKSSQPSPGAFKEVFDELGKDGSKVISIHMTGGMSGTYQSAVQAAEMSDADVTVIDSRYIAFGLAFQLREAIRLRDAGASVEEIVAGVNKVRENTRLFVVLDTLENMVKGGRIGKGKAVVSSFLNIKPIGHLDIGEVTICAKPRSYKQVVKFLIGEFEKDTKGKVVKSVAISHAGAMDTLVNPLIEQLRASVYNGEVEIAFTSPVISTHAGEGAIGFMYYAE from the coding sequence TTGACTCAAATTCATATCGTAACGGATTCTACATGTGATTTAACAGATGCAGAAATTAAACAACATAACGTTCATATGGTTCCATTATCAGTACAAATTGATGATATTACGTATACAGACCGCGTAAATTTACAGCCAGATACTTTTATTGAATTAATGAGAAAAGCAGAAAACCTACCAAAAAGCTCACAGCCATCACCAGGGGCTTTTAAGGAAGTATTTGACGAGCTTGGCAAAGACGGCTCAAAAGTCATTTCGATTCACATGACAGGTGGTATGAGTGGTACATATCAATCAGCAGTGCAAGCAGCAGAAATGTCTGACGCAGATGTTACGGTAATCGATTCACGCTATATTGCATTCGGTTTGGCGTTCCAATTACGTGAAGCAATTCGCCTACGTGATGCAGGTGCTAGCGTGGAGGAAATCGTAGCAGGTGTTAACAAAGTACGTGAAAACACGCGTCTTTTCGTAGTACTAGACACGTTAGAAAACATGGTAAAAGGTGGACGTATTGGGAAAGGGAAGGCAGTCGTAAGCTCGTTCCTAAACATTAAACCTATCGGACATTTAGACATCGGTGAAGTAACCATTTGTGCAAAGCCTCGTAGCTACAAGCAAGTCGTGAAGTTCTTAATTGGCGAGTTTGAAAAGGATACAAAAGGCAAAGTGGTGAAATCAGTTGCTATTTCTCATGCCGGTGCAATGGATACACTCGTTAACCCATTAATCGAGCAGCTTCGTGCAAGCGTCTATAATGGCGAAGTAGAAATCGCGTTTACCTCACCAGTAATTTCAACGCATGCAGGTGAAGGTGCAATCGGCTTCATGTACTATGCAGAATAA
- a CDS encoding GDSL-type esterase/lipase family protein, producing MWRLFLTICLVTLLAACSVTIDPQTEDTVSEEQPTIKEQPTIKEEVSIMTDLAPMLDEEKSTTERFKEIISDVFHLDWSTGKEEDAQDVFYLALGDSLTRGVGDESQKYGYTIRLQHEMEKWPMIQSVELDNRGKNGRRSDQLLALLKKGHYDEELEKANLITMTLGGNDVMKIVKNHLFSMEKSMFDKELPRFIERYDKILQEIRLRNPDAPIIMIGFYNPFSIVIDEITPFEPIISEWNAEIETLSKTDVNACFVPVEDLFVSNEDMVYHVDFFHPNSAGYDRMASRLIETMENCNIEAMSNGLIGFGE from the coding sequence ATGTGGCGTTTATTCTTAACGATTTGCCTCGTCACGCTGTTAGCAGCTTGTTCGGTAACAATTGACCCGCAGACAGAGGATACGGTATCAGAAGAGCAACCAACGATAAAAGAGCAGCCAACCATAAAAGAGGAAGTGTCGATAATGACTGATCTCGCACCTATGCTTGATGAGGAAAAATCAACAACGGAGCGTTTTAAAGAAATCATCAGTGATGTCTTTCATTTAGATTGGTCAACTGGTAAGGAAGAAGATGCACAGGATGTCTTTTATTTAGCACTTGGCGATTCACTTACACGTGGAGTAGGCGATGAATCACAAAAATATGGCTATACGATTCGTCTTCAACATGAAATGGAAAAGTGGCCAATGATACAGTCAGTTGAGCTTGATAACCGCGGTAAAAATGGTCGTCGCAGTGATCAGCTATTAGCACTGCTTAAAAAAGGGCATTATGATGAGGAGCTCGAAAAAGCAAATCTCATTACAATGACACTTGGTGGTAACGATGTCATGAAAATTGTTAAGAACCATTTATTTTCAATGGAAAAATCGATGTTTGATAAAGAGTTACCACGATTTATTGAACGTTATGATAAGATTTTACAAGAAATTCGTCTGCGTAATCCAGATGCACCAATTATCATGATTGGTTTTTATAATCCATTTTCAATTGTAATCGATGAAATAACACCATTTGAGCCAATCATTAGTGAATGGAATGCGGAGATTGAGACGTTAAGTAAAACGGATGTAAATGCATGTTTTGTACCAGTAGAGGATTTATTTGTTTCAAATGAGGATATGGTATATCATGTAGACTTCTTCCATCCAAATAGCGCTGGTTATGATCGCATGGCAAGTCGTCTGATTGAAACGATGGAAAACTGTAATATTGAGGCCATGTCAAATGGTTTAATAGGTTTTGGAGAGTGA
- a CDS encoding YpmS family protein, with product MNRWKVAFLVLAGAVLLSLVSIVYFATSDVKQASPNEPLELEGNILTVQTTAQEFESIAKQYLNDAMKKSPVPVELVVDEKIYLYSTLTVFNIDIPIQMDFNPVVSDGNILLQQEAVHVGKLNIPPKTVLKLMQDSVDFPSWITVQPNDEQIYVDLSRINIASGSRVRAQEIDLANDKIVLQVVIPNEEN from the coding sequence ATGAATAGATGGAAGGTTGCGTTTTTAGTGTTAGCAGGCGCGGTACTGTTGTCGCTTGTTAGTATCGTGTATTTTGCAACCTCAGACGTCAAGCAGGCAAGTCCAAACGAGCCGCTTGAGCTAGAGGGAAATATATTAACCGTTCAGACAACCGCGCAGGAGTTCGAATCCATCGCCAAGCAGTATTTAAACGATGCGATGAAAAAATCACCAGTACCGGTGGAGCTCGTTGTTGACGAAAAGATTTACTTATATAGTACGCTAACGGTATTTAATATTGATATTCCGATTCAAATGGATTTTAACCCCGTTGTAAGTGATGGCAATATTTTATTACAGCAAGAGGCTGTACATGTCGGTAAGTTAAATATTCCACCAAAAACAGTATTAAAGTTAATGCAAGACTCGGTTGATTTCCCGTCTTGGATTACGGTTCAGCCAAATGATGAGCAAATTTACGTGGATTTATCGCGTATTAATATCGCCAGTGGGTCTCGTGTTCGCGCACAGGAAATTGATTTAGCCAATGATAAAATTGTGTTACAAGTCGTCATTCCAAACGAAGAAAACTAA
- the msrA gene encoding peptide-methionine (S)-S-oxide reductase MsrA, with the protein MTLQQATFAGGCFWCMVKPFDTQPGIIEVVSGYTGGHTKNPTYEQVCSETTGHLEAVQITFDPDIYPYEKLVELYWTLIDPTDAGGQFFDRGESYTTAIFYHDDVQRQIAELSKAKLEASGKFHAPIAVKLLPAKPFYAAEDYHQHYYKKNPTHYERYSVGSGRAGFIEQNWGKR; encoded by the coding sequence ATGACATTACAACAAGCAACATTTGCAGGCGGTTGTTTTTGGTGTATGGTAAAGCCGTTTGATACACAGCCAGGAATTATTGAAGTCGTATCAGGCTATACAGGTGGCCATACAAAAAATCCTACATACGAACAAGTATGCAGTGAAACTACGGGGCATTTGGAAGCCGTACAAATTACATTTGATCCAGACATTTACCCATATGAAAAATTGGTGGAGCTGTACTGGACGTTAATCGATCCAACTGATGCAGGTGGTCAGTTTTTTGATCGCGGTGAATCCTATACAACGGCAATTTTTTATCATGATGATGTTCAGCGTCAAATTGCGGAGCTATCTAAGGCGAAACTTGAAGCGAGTGGGAAATTCCACGCACCAATCGCGGTCAAACTTTTACCTGCCAAGCCATTTTATGCAGCAGAGGATTATCATCAGCACTATTACAAAAAGAATCCAACCCATTATGAGCGCTATTCAGTGGGCTCAGGACGCGCGGGATTCATCGAACAAAACTGGGGGAAACGCTAA
- the msrB gene encoding peptide-methionine (R)-S-oxide reductase MsrB, whose product MDKNERLKQLTEMQYHVTQNQGTEPPFRNEYHDVFEEGIYVDIISGKPLFSSTDKFDAGCGWPSFSKPIDAPEVTEHFDTTHGMRRVEVRSKTADSHLGHVFPDGPREMGGLRYCINSAALRFVPVTDLEKEGYAEYLSLFK is encoded by the coding sequence ATGGATAAAAATGAACGCTTAAAACAATTAACGGAAATGCAGTACCATGTTACACAAAATCAAGGAACTGAGCCACCATTCCGTAACGAATACCACGATGTCTTCGAAGAGGGGATTTATGTAGATATCATTTCAGGGAAGCCTTTATTCAGCTCAACTGACAAGTTTGATGCAGGCTGTGGCTGGCCTTCGTTTTCAAAGCCAATCGATGCACCAGAAGTAACAGAGCATTTTGATACAACACACGGCATGCGCCGCGTGGAAGTACGTAGTAAAACAGCTGATTCGCATTTAGGTCACGTGTTTCCAGATGGTCCGCGTGAAATGGGGGGCTTACGCTACTGCATTAACTCAGCAGCGCTACGCTTTGTGCCAGTAACGGATTTAGAAAAAGAAGGCTACGCCGAGTATCTTTCATTATTCAAATAA
- a CDS encoding methyl-accepting chemotaxis protein, producing MNFLRKTKKKKHITEKPTKKQKTKKSNFKFIRLIRGRIILAFSVLMAIILVMQILSYVNITKLQTSLREFADENLAQQMQINSLASDIAKLSSHEQTYLLTGDDKNLTQFEETQEIINNNLKTVQGSFENQEEELKLVAMIQQFYMNYLSYSKSTIEVRQKYGYDNAAKMFKSSGSQSFKSYIDESTEKLIVILQQRNEETIKELEQFALASKISFFILAAVAMALTISLGYILSKSIRRNTIAINNSILDIAQAGGDLTRRVKVKTKDEFAEIAGSTNILIDSISTLIKRVSNLAENVSGSSEELMALADENARTIDSIANSTQDIAGDSHEILSSIGKAANEMQKLESSMYELNDKALEVQLAATAMQQAAHLGSDSVTQSSNVMLEIEETMASTSATVENLGRKSDDITSIIGTITAIAEQTNLLALNAAIEAARAGEHGRGFAVVADEVRKLAEQSQRAASEVSTIVGSIQSEVNSIITQNQTGVQKVIRGVEVTNETTDSLQNILQQTEKTSEILTTMVSQIEQTLTNSQDVTASFVHVSAIAENTAINTERSAAAATQGSASMQEINASAVELAAQADDLRSVVGQFKI from the coding sequence GTGAATTTTTTGCGTAAAACAAAGAAAAAGAAACATATTACAGAGAAACCTACCAAAAAGCAAAAAACGAAGAAATCCAATTTTAAATTCATCCGTCTGATTCGTGGGAGAATCATACTCGCCTTCTCCGTTTTAATGGCAATTATCCTCGTTATGCAGATATTATCATATGTTAATATCACAAAATTACAAACGAGCTTGCGGGAATTTGCAGACGAAAACTTAGCACAGCAAATGCAAATCAATAGTTTAGCGTCTGACATCGCCAAATTGTCGAGCCATGAGCAAACCTATTTACTTACTGGTGATGACAAGAATTTAACGCAATTCGAAGAGACGCAAGAAATCATTAATAATAATTTAAAAACCGTCCAGGGTTCCTTTGAAAATCAAGAGGAAGAACTGAAGCTTGTCGCAATGATTCAGCAATTTTATATGAATTATCTTTCTTATTCTAAATCGACAATAGAAGTACGTCAAAAGTATGGTTATGATAACGCCGCGAAAATGTTTAAATCAAGCGGTAGTCAAAGCTTTAAATCATACATAGATGAAAGTACTGAAAAGCTTATCGTCATTTTACAACAGCGCAATGAAGAAACAATTAAAGAACTTGAGCAATTTGCACTTGCCTCTAAAATTTCATTCTTCATCTTAGCAGCTGTCGCAATGGCTTTAACGATTTCATTAGGCTACATTTTATCAAAATCCATTCGTCGAAATACTATTGCGATCAACAATTCAATATTAGACATCGCACAAGCTGGTGGTGATTTAACACGTCGCGTGAAAGTCAAAACGAAGGATGAATTCGCCGAAATTGCGGGCTCTACAAACATTTTAATTGATTCAATTTCTACACTCATTAAACGCGTATCAAATTTAGCAGAAAATGTATCGGGGAGCTCAGAGGAATTAATGGCGCTTGCCGACGAAAATGCACGCACAATTGATTCGATTGCTAACTCAACACAGGACATCGCCGGTGATAGTCACGAAATTTTATCGAGCATCGGAAAAGCAGCAAATGAAATGCAAAAGCTAGAAAGTTCGATGTACGAATTAAATGATAAGGCACTAGAAGTCCAACTGGCCGCTACTGCGATGCAACAAGCCGCACATCTGGGCAGTGACTCGGTGACACAATCATCGAATGTGATGTTAGAGATTGAGGAAACAATGGCCTCTACCTCTGCTACAGTCGAAAACTTAGGACGTAAATCTGATGACATTACCTCGATCATTGGCACAATTACAGCCATTGCTGAGCAAACGAACTTACTAGCACTTAACGCAGCAATCGAAGCTGCGCGCGCTGGTGAGCATGGACGAGGCTTTGCAGTCGTAGCCGATGAGGTTCGTAAGCTTGCTGAGCAATCACAGCGCGCTGCGAGCGAAGTATCAACAATTGTTGGTTCGATTCAAAGCGAAGTAAACTCGATTATTACGCAAAATCAAACAGGTGTACAAAAAGTTATTCGCGGGGTGGAAGTAACAAACGAAACGACCGATTCCCTGCAAAACATTTTACAACAGACGGAAAAAACGTCTGAAATTTTAACAACCATGGTAAGCCAAATCGAGCAAACCTTAACAAATTCACAAGATGTAACAGCTTCATTCGTGCATGTTTCTGCGATTGCCGAAAATACCGCAATCAATACAGAACGTAGCGCAGCCGCTGCTACACAAGGCTCCGCATCGATGCAGGAAATCAATGCCTCTGCAGTAGAGCTTGCCGCACAAGCAGATGATTTACGTAGCGTCGTTGGACAGTTTAAAATTTAA
- a CDS encoding YozE family protein has protein sequence MKKSFYHYALTFRGGDWDDCKVRFAESMFVDHGFPKVSEDFHELSNYIEMQFNEYLTTEAFDELWDLYELKFHS, from the coding sequence TTGAAAAAGTCATTTTATCACTATGCATTAACGTTTAGAGGAGGAGATTGGGATGATTGTAAAGTTCGATTCGCAGAAAGTATGTTTGTTGATCACGGATTTCCAAAAGTATCGGAAGACTTCCACGAACTATCGAACTATATAGAAATGCAATTCAATGAGTATTTGACAACAGAAGCATTTGATGAACTGTGGGATTTGTATGAATTAAAGTTTCACAGTTAA
- the deoD gene encoding purine-nucleoside phosphorylase codes for MSVHINAKQGEIAEIVLLPGDPLRAKYIAETFLEDVVQYNEVRNILGYTGTYKGKRISVQGTGMGVPSISIYATELMQEYGVQKLIRVGTCGAIQKDVKVRDVIIAQTSSTDSNLNRVIFGGSIDYAPTADFDLLLKAYNAAKAADLNVRVGNIFTADMFYSDEAQNEKLAQYGVLAVEMETSALYTLAAKFGRQALTVLTVSDHILTGEVTTSEERQTTFNDMMIIALEAAIQE; via the coding sequence ATGAGCGTTCATATTAATGCCAAACAAGGCGAAATTGCAGAAATCGTATTATTACCAGGAGATCCATTACGTGCAAAATATATTGCAGAAACGTTTTTAGAAGACGTTGTTCAATACAACGAAGTACGTAACATCTTAGGTTACACAGGTACTTACAAAGGCAAGCGCATCTCTGTACAAGGGACAGGAATGGGTGTACCATCGATTTCAATCTATGCTACAGAGCTTATGCAAGAATACGGTGTACAAAAATTAATCCGTGTTGGTACTTGCGGCGCAATCCAAAAAGATGTAAAAGTTCGTGACGTTATCATTGCACAAACTTCATCTACTGACTCAAATTTAAACCGCGTAATCTTCGGTGGCAGCATCGACTACGCACCAACAGCTGACTTTGATTTATTATTAAAAGCTTACAACGCTGCAAAAGCTGCAGATTTAAACGTACGTGTAGGGAACATCTTCACAGCAGATATGTTCTACTCGGACGAAGCACAAAATGAAAAACTAGCACAATACGGCGTACTAGCTGTAGAAATGGAAACATCAGCACTTTACACATTAGCTGCTAAATTCGGCCGTCAAGCACTTACTGTCTTAACAGTATCTGACCACATCTTAACAGGTGAAGTAACTACATCTGAAGAGCGTCAAACTACTTTTAATGACATGATGATTATTGCACTAGAAGCTGCGATTCAAGAGTAG
- a CDS encoding PH domain-containing protein, whose amino-acid sequence MGIFDGLMGNASELNVDHVQKEIKDILTRSENVKNAYKVIRDTFVFTDKRLILIDKQGVTGKKTEYLSIPYKSIVSFSVETAGTFDLDAELKIWVSGNSVPIQKKFNKSTNIYDVQRVLAEYVLS is encoded by the coding sequence TTGGGAATTTTCGATGGTTTGATGGGAAACGCTAGTGAACTGAATGTAGACCATGTACAAAAGGAAATTAAGGATATATTGACTAGAAGCGAGAATGTTAAGAACGCTTATAAAGTGATTAGAGATACATTCGTATTTACAGACAAAAGATTAATATTAATTGATAAGCAAGGCGTTACGGGGAAGAAAACGGAGTATCTATCTATTCCGTATAAGAGTATTGTGAGTTTTTCTGTTGAAACAGCGGGTACATTCGATTTAGATGCGGAGTTAAAGATATGGGTGTCGGGTAATAGCGTTCCTATACAAAAAAAATTCAATAAGTCTACTAACATTTACGATGTGCAACGTGTACTTGCGGAATACGTATTAAGTTAA